A window of Fluoribacter dumoffii NY 23 contains these coding sequences:
- a CDS encoding pilus assembly PilX family protein, with translation MKLFLHKTKCVPVSGNKQSSRDTYIPLSKHERKNVVMNNHGYILLITMIFLIMLTVLAITGVSLNTTQTHIAANATDSEITLEKTEGALNEAVNNLMNGTYSANSFLKNSNGLYLLDPNNPPLWTTVNWSSSSSVISSFQGYSNSQAGYIIEQLPSIIQPGQNIKSPTYVYRITARSLGASGNTSVMLQSTVQIQQ, from the coding sequence ATGAAACTTTTTTTGCACAAGACAAAATGTGTTCCCGTATCTGGAAACAAGCAAAGTTCTAGGGATACATACATCCCCTTATCCAAACATGAGCGGAAGAATGTAGTAATGAATAACCACGGGTATATTTTGTTAATCACCATGATCTTCCTTATTATGCTTACGGTATTAGCGATTACCGGGGTATCCCTTAATACAACCCAAACACACATTGCTGCCAATGCCACCGATAGCGAAATCACTTTGGAAAAAACTGAAGGAGCATTAAACGAGGCTGTTAATAATCTAATGAACGGGACTTACAGCGCAAACAGTTTTTTAAAAAACAGTAATGGTTTATATCTATTGGATCCTAATAATCCGCCCCTATGGACGACGGTGAATTGGTCCAGCTCTTCCTCAGTAATTTCCAGTTTCCAAGGATACTCCAATTCCCAGGCAGGCTATATAATAGAACAATTACCCTCGATTATTCAGCCCGGACAAAATATCAAGTCTCCTACTTATGTCTATCGAATTACCGCCCGCTCTTTAGGTGCTAGCGGGAATACTTCGGTAATGTTACAAAGTACAGTCCAAATACAACAATAG
- a CDS encoding GspH/FimT family protein, with product MLVKYAAFTLIELLITLLVLCVALVVALPALSNMLMNSRLTAYTDMLVNALNYARNNALNESMDVMVCPFGAVQSTTCGGNWGAGWIVVTKPSSGTSTLLQSQQLSVSDPVLSGNVGSVTFDSHGLTATPSNFKFCDSRGGTFARSIEVMSTGFVQSGDTPGQAVWDNSALACP from the coding sequence ATGTTAGTTAAATATGCAGCTTTTACTTTAATTGAGCTTTTAATCACCTTGCTGGTGCTCTGTGTGGCTTTGGTTGTCGCACTTCCAGCCTTAAGTAATATGCTCATGAACAGTCGCCTTACTGCATATACGGATATGTTAGTGAATGCATTAAATTATGCACGCAACAATGCTTTAAATGAATCAATGGATGTCATGGTGTGTCCATTTGGAGCCGTCCAATCCACCACGTGTGGTGGTAATTGGGGGGCAGGATGGATAGTGGTCACTAAGCCTTCATCAGGTACCAGCACCTTATTGCAAAGCCAACAATTATCAGTCTCGGACCCTGTCCTTTCAGGGAATGTTGGGAGTGTAACCTTTGATTCCCACGGATTAACCGCAACACCAAGTAATTTTAAATTTTGCGACAGCCGAGGCGGGACATTTGCGCGCTCCATAGAAGTGATGTCCACAGGATTTGTGCAATCGGGTGATACACCGGGACAAGCTGTTTGGGACAACAGTGCACTTGCATGTCCTTAA
- a CDS encoding bifunctional transcriptional activator/DNA repair enzyme AdaA, with protein sequence MLTDPVKKEYYQALLAKNSRYEGIFYVGVRSTGIFCRPTCPAKKPKFENCEFFRTAQDALLASYRPCSRCQPLSYPNQASHIIQKLVAAVEANPEKRWKDRDFAELGIDTSTVRRQFKKRFGMTFVAYARARRMGMAMKQIREGKVVIEAQVNVGYESGSGFRDAFSKIMGAAPSQLDKHHLVLKAAWFDSPLGPILAVADEEGLYLLEFVDRRGLEREIERLRNKMNAAIIPGDTPALRSIEEELKAYFSGDLKKFNTPIHILGSPFQKMAWQALTLIPYGETRSYAQQAQSLGKPTAYRAVANANGANSLSIIIPCHRIINSSGNLGGYGGGIARKQWLLEHERKNK encoded by the coding sequence ATGTTAACCGATCCAGTAAAGAAAGAATATTATCAAGCCTTACTTGCAAAAAACTCCAGGTATGAAGGAATATTTTATGTAGGAGTTAGATCGACGGGAATATTTTGTCGACCCACTTGTCCTGCAAAAAAACCTAAATTTGAAAATTGTGAGTTCTTTAGAACCGCTCAAGACGCACTTCTTGCATCGTACAGACCGTGTTCACGCTGCCAGCCATTATCCTATCCGAATCAGGCTTCGCATATCATTCAAAAATTAGTTGCGGCTGTAGAAGCGAATCCTGAAAAGAGATGGAAGGACCGGGATTTTGCAGAATTAGGAATTGATACATCCACTGTACGGAGACAATTTAAAAAGCGCTTTGGAATGACCTTCGTTGCTTATGCACGTGCAAGGAGAATGGGTATGGCCATGAAACAAATTCGCGAGGGTAAAGTAGTGATTGAAGCACAAGTTAATGTTGGATATGAATCGGGTAGTGGTTTTCGTGATGCTTTTTCTAAAATAATGGGGGCGGCCCCTTCACAATTAGACAAACATCACCTTGTTTTGAAAGCTGCCTGGTTCGATTCCCCTTTAGGTCCAATTCTCGCAGTAGCGGATGAGGAGGGGTTATATCTTTTGGAGTTTGTTGACAGAAGGGGCCTGGAGCGAGAAATCGAACGGCTGAGAAATAAAATGAATGCTGCCATTATTCCCGGAGACACCCCTGCCCTCCGTTCTATTGAAGAGGAGCTCAAGGCTTATTTTTCTGGGGATCTAAAAAAATTCAACACCCCAATACATATATTGGGCAGCCCATTTCAAAAAATGGCCTGGCAGGCGTTAACTCTTATTCCCTATGGCGAAACAAGAAGTTATGCGCAACAAGCACAATCTCTTGGCAAACCCACGGCATATAGAGCAGTAGCCAATGCCAATGGTGCCAATTCGCTTTCAATTATTATCCCTTGTCATCGAATCATTAATTCTAGTGGCAATCTGGGAGGCTATGGCGGGGGGATAGCACGTAAACAATGGCTTTTAGAACATGAACGGAAAAATAAATAA
- a CDS encoding type IV pilin protein — MMHTRSKGFTLIELMIAVLIMGILATLAYPFYVNFLLKARRSDALATLAQDQIILERCYSQNFSYSAACGSLPSFPQTSAQGFYSITLTNLGSTTYTLTATPIGSQTEDTTCASMTVDQANTKTAVDTSGTAQTICWGSS, encoded by the coding sequence ATGATGCACACTCGAAGTAAAGGCTTTACCTTAATCGAATTGATGATAGCCGTTCTTATTATGGGGATACTTGCTACCCTTGCTTATCCCTTTTATGTAAACTTTTTGCTGAAAGCAAGACGTTCTGATGCGTTAGCTACCCTGGCACAAGATCAGATTATCCTGGAACGATGTTATTCACAAAATTTTTCCTATAGTGCGGCGTGTGGCTCATTGCCTTCATTTCCGCAAACCTCCGCACAAGGGTTCTATTCAATAACCTTGACTAATTTGGGGTCTACCACATATACGCTGACCGCAACCCCCATAGGCAGCCAAACCGAAGATACAACCTGCGCCAGTATGACAGTTGACCAAGCAAATACAAAAACTGCTGTAGATACCTCGGGAACTGCGCAGACCATTTGCTGGGGTTCCTCTTAG
- the pilV gene encoding type IV pilus modification protein PilV, whose protein sequence is MNGNAKFIIHQTGMSLIEVLIALVVMAVGMLGIAGMLILSNKANNSSYAKQQAVQCIYDIFDKIRANSQAAINGNYNISNINSSGSPVLPAAPGVLCNQSPCSSPQLAAYDTWYWLTYDVSRLPNGSGSITSSPAPGTGGNTIITVTVQWDDSLAQNEVGASSTASPVNPNYVQLSIQSQL, encoded by the coding sequence ATGAATGGTAATGCGAAATTCATTATCCACCAAACAGGAATGTCCTTAATTGAAGTCCTCATTGCTTTAGTGGTCATGGCTGTTGGTATGTTAGGGATAGCAGGGATGTTAATTTTGTCCAACAAAGCCAATAATTCAAGTTATGCCAAACAACAAGCGGTGCAGTGTATTTATGATATATTTGATAAAATTCGTGCAAACAGCCAGGCTGCGATTAATGGTAATTACAATATTAGCAATATCAACAGCAGCGGCTCACCTGTTCTCCCTGCGGCCCCGGGAGTTTTATGCAACCAATCCCCCTGTTCAAGCCCCCAATTGGCTGCATATGACACATGGTATTGGTTAACCTATGATGTGAGCAGATTACCCAATGGGAGCGGTTCAATTACTTCGTCACCTGCGCCAGGGACAGGAGGCAATACAATCATTACAGTAACGGTACAATGGGACGATAGTCTTGCCCAAAATGAGGTTGGTGCAAGCAGTACTGCTTCGCCTGTTAATCCGAACTACGTTCAACTGAGCATACAAAGTCAATTATGA
- a CDS encoding DNA internalization-related competence protein ComEC/Rec2 yields the protein MEIFCFFLGILYLYTSSYSLLLISVLFYYLSPKYPLILFFISGIFFAWLHQSFVTPQGMANTSVIPKVTVEGVIASIPTRDFTKTQFLFSLAQVNHLPAHGLIQLSWYNNAPQLRAGQRWIFQVKLKKPRNFLNPGSMDYVSSLAARHIFWTGYILPKSHKQLAQTSSSFNWLQLREHLSNRLTQLAPNQSTAGVVEALTLNLTHHISQENWELFRRTGTTHLFGISGEHIALISGIIYWAVRKLWCQSAFCCLFIPAPYVASITGLLSAVFYAFLAGFAPPVQRALIGCFFYTIYRLGKQRLSAWQIWRYALFGVLCIEPHAVFMQGFYFSFLAVACLLLTQQRWRLKGFKGNLALQLSCLIGLMPLTLFWYSYGSINGFIANLFAIPLVGLLIVPLSLITMIFSSTSIAVMLMKPLSLLISLLLQGLNLIEHVAIININKSLHSIELAAILMGALVMGVLLPIKPFRWIMLLWLILPFFPPSAKSPSGEAIIDILDVGQGLSVAIRTHSHVLIYDTGDRFFQGNDLGKMVILPYLQALGIKKIDTVVISHPDKDHRGGLNSLEKGIPVEQLLVNEPHYYTHGMRCHDYPKWDWDGVRFRFLPIKTHFKNKNNNSCILQISTAAGKVLLTGDIEKIAEDYLIRTYGNEIASEVLIVPHHGSKTSSSYRFLLEVRPRYAIASLGFDNRFHFPHAKTLFSMKSLDIPFYRTDHCGMVQITLPVKGEIKKPSCYSGIKNT from the coding sequence ATGGAAATTTTTTGCTTTTTTTTAGGCATTCTTTACCTATATACATCCAGTTATTCTTTACTCCTAATTAGCGTCCTCTTTTATTACCTTAGTCCGAAATACCCGTTAATTTTATTTTTTATTTCAGGAATCTTCTTTGCATGGCTGCATCAATCTTTTGTTACCCCCCAAGGAATGGCAAATACTTCGGTAATACCTAAGGTTACGGTTGAGGGCGTCATTGCCTCAATTCCCACCCGGGATTTTACCAAGACCCAGTTTTTATTTTCCCTTGCCCAAGTCAATCATCTTCCTGCACATGGCTTAATCCAATTATCCTGGTATAACAATGCCCCCCAATTACGCGCAGGACAACGCTGGATATTTCAAGTCAAATTGAAAAAACCGCGAAATTTTCTAAATCCAGGAAGTATGGATTATGTGAGTTCACTTGCTGCACGCCATATTTTCTGGACAGGTTATATTCTTCCTAAAAGCCATAAACAGCTTGCCCAAACTTCCTCTTCCTTTAATTGGCTCCAATTACGTGAACATTTGAGCAATAGACTCACCCAATTGGCACCGAATCAATCAACAGCGGGTGTTGTAGAAGCCCTAACCTTGAATTTAACCCATCATATCAGTCAGGAAAATTGGGAATTGTTCCGACGTACAGGAACAACTCATTTATTTGGAATTTCTGGAGAGCATATAGCACTGATATCAGGAATAATTTATTGGGCGGTCCGCAAGTTGTGGTGTCAGAGTGCCTTCTGCTGTTTGTTTATTCCAGCACCGTATGTAGCCAGTATTACTGGCTTGTTAAGCGCCGTATTTTATGCTTTTTTAGCTGGATTCGCCCCGCCGGTGCAAAGAGCGTTAATCGGCTGTTTCTTTTATACGATTTACCGGTTAGGAAAACAACGCTTATCTGCCTGGCAAATCTGGCGTTATGCCTTATTTGGAGTTTTATGTATTGAACCCCATGCCGTGTTCATGCAAGGATTTTATTTTTCCTTCCTGGCAGTTGCCTGTTTGCTTTTAACGCAACAACGGTGGAGATTAAAAGGATTTAAGGGAAATTTAGCCTTACAGTTGAGTTGTTTAATTGGGCTCATGCCTTTAACCCTTTTCTGGTATTCTTACGGTTCAATAAACGGGTTTATTGCGAATCTATTTGCCATACCCTTGGTAGGCCTGCTCATTGTACCCCTTTCCTTAATCACCATGATTTTTTCATCCACCAGCATTGCTGTAATGCTCATGAAACCCTTGTCCTTGCTGATTAGCTTATTGTTACAGGGCTTAAATTTGATTGAGCATGTTGCAATCATAAACATTAACAAATCACTACATAGCATTGAATTGGCTGCCATTCTGATGGGCGCTTTAGTGATGGGAGTATTATTGCCAATAAAACCTTTCAGGTGGATTATGCTGCTGTGGCTTATTCTTCCCTTTTTTCCTCCCAGCGCGAAAAGCCCCTCCGGAGAAGCAATAATAGACATTTTGGATGTCGGTCAAGGGCTGTCCGTAGCAATAAGAACCCATTCCCATGTTCTCATCTATGATACAGGAGATCGATTTTTCCAAGGAAATGATCTGGGAAAAATGGTAATTTTGCCTTATCTGCAGGCCTTGGGTATAAAAAAAATTGATACTGTGGTCATTAGCCATCCAGATAAAGACCACCGAGGCGGGCTCAATTCCTTGGAGAAAGGCATACCCGTGGAACAGCTTCTCGTAAATGAGCCCCATTACTATACTCATGGAATGCGATGTCATGATTATCCAAAATGGGACTGGGACGGCGTTCGTTTTCGTTTCCTGCCCATAAAAACTCATTTCAAAAATAAAAACAACAACTCATGTATTTTGCAAATAAGTACTGCAGCCGGAAAAGTACTCTTAACAGGGGATATAGAAAAAATAGCTGAGGACTATCTAATAAGAACTTACGGAAATGAAATTGCCTCTGAGGTCTTGATTGTTCCGCACCACGGCAGTAAAACGTCCTCTTCTTATCGTTTCTTGCTGGAAGTCCGTCCACGTTATGCGATAGCTTCATTGGGCTTTGACAATCGCTTCCATTTCCCGCATGCCAAAACTTTGTTCAGCATGAAATCCTTAGACATTCCCTTCTACAGAACTGACCATTGTGGTATGGTTCAAATTACTTTGCCTGTTAAAGGGGAAATAAAAAAACCATCTTGTTATAGTGGAATCAAGAACACCTAA
- a CDS encoding polysaccharide deacetylase family protein → MKIKNIIKKIPSMLMLLMACSNLSFSLNPNEIAINANNSTLDSENKLQAPEPPELPPKQTPVALKKTVSITIDDLPFVGEYRNFHLNMMINTMTKEQVPATGFIIAREVRKDNWEILRKFRDAGFGLGNHTLSHANLNKMNTEEYIQEIKGADRILHPVLTEPKYFRYPYLAMSSGQKKEDILCYLAKKNYHVAPITVDSKDFVFNQRLLSVPELNRRAYLEELKPFYLDFIWQQTLRAEEHNQFHRNPQQAQILLIHANLLNAYVLPDIINLYKEKGYEFINLEEALKTFKYPIQCSRHAILAHNKKMPLQQKTKNDVETFVEWD, encoded by the coding sequence ATGAAAATTAAAAATATTATTAAAAAAATACCTTCCATGCTGATGCTGTTAATGGCATGTTCCAATCTCAGTTTTTCCTTGAATCCCAATGAGATTGCTATTAATGCAAACAACAGTACTCTTGATTCTGAAAACAAACTCCAGGCCCCTGAACCACCGGAATTACCCCCCAAACAAACACCAGTGGCACTCAAAAAGACTGTATCCATAACTATCGATGATCTTCCTTTTGTGGGTGAGTATCGAAATTTTCATCTCAACATGATGATTAATACCATGACCAAGGAACAGGTACCTGCAACCGGGTTCATTATTGCCAGGGAAGTCCGCAAAGATAACTGGGAAATACTGCGTAAATTTCGTGATGCCGGTTTTGGATTAGGGAATCATACCCTCTCACATGCAAATTTAAATAAAATGAATACTGAGGAGTATATACAGGAAATTAAAGGAGCAGACCGTATTTTGCATCCGGTCCTGACTGAGCCCAAGTATTTTCGCTATCCTTATTTGGCAATGAGCTCTGGACAAAAAAAAGAAGACATACTGTGTTATCTTGCCAAAAAAAATTACCATGTTGCCCCCATTACCGTAGACTCTAAAGACTTCGTCTTTAATCAACGATTGTTATCTGTTCCCGAGCTGAATAGACGCGCTTATCTTGAGGAACTGAAACCCTTTTATCTTGATTTTATTTGGCAACAAACTTTGCGGGCCGAAGAACACAACCAGTTTCATCGCAACCCTCAACAAGCGCAAATTCTATTGATTCATGCGAATTTGCTTAACGCTTATGTCTTGCCGGATATCATTAATTTATATAAAGAAAAAGGTTATGAATTTATCAATTTGGAAGAGGCATTAAAAACATTTAAATACCCAATCCAGTGCAGCAGACATGCAATTTTAGCCCACAACAAGAAAATGCCCCTGCAACAAAAGACAAAAAATGACGTGGAGACATTCGTTGAATGGGATTAG
- a CDS encoding PilW family protein gives MNKYTAHQKGFSLVELMVATAIGLLLSYAVMEIYITQTQIYRTSNTQALIQNTENAIANLVTPVIRASGFAGCGTINTAMSNLNGGGSSPLGTLGVTPALLAGYNRNGTTISITQTNSPNDSNPGNWTPSLDSSLAGNVESTSDVLVVLGAAPGSFPVSITTIDSASNSFTVQSTNGLSLNLGQFAAVSDCIKTSVFVITGATATTISHEAGSGPYDNSTSAFIVNYQPGAQFIPLQQTAFFVGQGQGGQSALMRGILTETGWTIQPLVPGVEVMKVQYGIGGNGSISQYVTADAVTNWAQVYAIRLGFLVEGQVASGNQNSTQYRVLDTLVTVPNDNRLRHVYEVNIALRNASS, from the coding sequence ATGAATAAATATACCGCGCATCAAAAAGGTTTTTCCCTAGTCGAGTTAATGGTCGCCACAGCTATTGGTCTCCTGCTTAGTTATGCAGTAATGGAAATTTATATCACCCAAACACAAATTTATAGAACAAGTAATACCCAGGCTCTTATTCAAAATACTGAAAATGCTATCGCCAACCTCGTAACACCAGTAATTCGCGCATCCGGATTCGCAGGTTGTGGGACAATCAATACGGCCATGTCCAATTTAAATGGCGGGGGCTCAAGCCCTCTAGGAACTTTAGGGGTTACTCCTGCCTTGCTCGCTGGTTACAACCGAAATGGCACCACAATTTCAATTACCCAAACCAATTCTCCTAATGACAGCAATCCTGGGAATTGGACACCTTCTCTAGACTCTTCTTTGGCAGGAAATGTAGAGAGTACCAGTGATGTATTGGTAGTTCTGGGGGCGGCTCCCGGGAGTTTTCCTGTTTCAATAACCACCATTGACTCAGCCAGTAATTCCTTTACGGTGCAAAGTACCAATGGCTTGAGTCTTAATCTGGGACAATTTGCCGCTGTGTCCGATTGCATTAAAACTTCCGTATTCGTGATTACAGGGGCAACAGCAACAACCATTTCCCATGAAGCCGGATCAGGCCCATACGATAATTCTACCTCTGCGTTCATTGTCAATTACCAACCCGGAGCTCAATTCATTCCCTTGCAGCAAACTGCTTTCTTTGTAGGACAAGGACAAGGAGGGCAAAGTGCGTTGATGCGCGGTATTCTGACTGAGACAGGTTGGACCATTCAACCGCTTGTTCCTGGGGTGGAAGTCATGAAAGTCCAGTACGGTATTGGAGGCAATGGGAGCATTTCCCAGTATGTTACGGCCGATGCTGTCACCAATTGGGCTCAGGTATATGCAATTCGTCTAGGTTTCCTGGTTGAAGGCCAAGTTGCTTCCGGGAATCAGAATAGCACTCAATATAGAGTCTTGGATACTTTAGTTACTGTGCCCAATGATAATCGGCTTCGCCATGTGTATGAAGTCAATATTGCTTTAAGGAATGCGAGCTCATGA
- a CDS encoding mechanosensitive ion channel family protein has protein sequence MEHTLAYLKQMDWERLVFALFLIFFGYFFAKKISHWIERLFENRFSKHHALLSSRVVFYGLFLLFTVSALHEMGFKLTILLSTAGLFTVALSFASQTAASNLISGVFLLFERPFQVGDVISFKDIKGTVEAIDWLSTKIKTNDNRLIRIPNEGLIKSEITNLSTYPQKRDEIVLRIDSVHDVNTIKSLLYKICEECTHILPTPSTKILLSQMIDRGGVELKILYWSKNDLAIVRDEVLSAVKTTFEREAITFVNERVVMPPIASSSTPLPL, from the coding sequence CTATTTAAAACAGATGGATTGGGAGCGTCTCGTCTTTGCTTTGTTTTTGATTTTTTTTGGCTATTTTTTTGCAAAGAAAATAAGTCATTGGATTGAAAGATTATTTGAAAATCGATTTTCAAAGCACCATGCTCTGTTGTCCAGTCGAGTTGTTTTTTACGGTTTGTTTTTATTGTTTACTGTTTCAGCATTGCATGAAATGGGATTTAAACTGACTATCCTGTTAAGTACAGCAGGCTTGTTTACTGTAGCTTTGAGTTTTGCTTCACAAACTGCTGCCTCCAATCTCATAAGCGGCGTTTTCCTTTTATTTGAAAGGCCTTTCCAAGTTGGCGATGTGATCTCCTTTAAAGACATTAAAGGGACAGTCGAGGCAATTGACTGGCTGTCTACAAAAATCAAAACCAATGATAATCGTCTGATTCGTATACCCAATGAAGGTTTAATTAAATCGGAAATTACAAACTTGAGTACCTATCCCCAAAAACGTGATGAAATTGTACTCCGCATTGATTCGGTACATGATGTAAATACAATTAAATCGTTACTCTATAAAATTTGTGAGGAATGTACCCATATTTTGCCTACCCCCAGCACCAAGATTTTATTATCGCAGATGATTGATAGGGGCGGTGTCGAGCTTAAAATATTGTATTGGTCGAAAAATGATCTGGCGATAGTGCGCGATGAAGTGCTTTCAGCAGTGAAAACGACATTTGAACGAGAAGCGATTACTTTTGTTAATGAACGAGTTGTCATGCCGCCGATTGCATCTTCATCCACTCCGCTTCCCTTATAA